A genomic segment from Phragmites australis chromosome 6, lpPhrAust1.1, whole genome shotgun sequence encodes:
- the LOC133922697 gene encoding ATP-dependent DNA helicase Q-like 4A: MQGRKKLSVGPSCDEKAPRVNWPHHANAIQSSSSKDEFLSSRFLFSLPTQRPNTEANRESMLSLRSSACKIQGPERLQVPWIEKAWRSLCNTQLACKSYLSPGLSAKVKDCDRDHARTYGEGSYNNNKMATVPGNRILSQESMHQPTESGSLVNNSNHQSAGINSCTRTYQSNHVVQADIIRTTNGCSFARTYAEMHQTAPVADNMCTDDKLDPMDDDDILASIDMDQIVMEHYQATNTPRGSASHNMSTPSGNKCNFSGLDENNLPQELSELCTHHCKLALCPQAMVHLQEMKDELIAVSNELLDGDGKLNPQHSKGLRQKRVHLNKQIQLLGEYMARSTQDEERQRSHSMASTTAIYGHQPPMTPQSTFVMDTDRFQSQVYIRNGPGNNDFCYSPAPYSYTDNLSTPLTSVLRDYAPKIINVHYTEGSDDKRWGSTNFTWTKELEVKNKSKFGNRSFRPNQREIINATMSGNDVFVLMPTGGGKSLTYQLPALISEGITLVVCPLVSLIQDQIMHLSQANIPATYLSANMEWPEQQEILRQSMSCHYKLLYVTPEKIAKSDSLLRLLENLYSRGHLSRIVIDEAHCVSQWGHDFRPDYKNLGVLKQNFPKTPVLALTATATARVKEDVVQALGLENCIVFRQSFNRSNLRYFVRPKTKKCLEDIDKFVRTNHLKECGIIYCLSRMDCEKVAEKLRECGHIAAHYHGSMDPIDRTRVQKQWSKDKINIICATVAFGMGINKPDVRFVIHHSLPKSIEGYHQECGRAGRDGQPSSCVLYYQYSDYIRVRHMLTQGVAEQPATPRGGYPSSHEQALKTHKENLLRMVSYCENDVDCRRLLQLIHFGEMFDHSLCAKTCDNCLKELRWVEKDVTNIARQLVELVTMTGQSCSSCHILEVYRGSVSQNVKKQHHDTLALHGAGKHLAKGEAARIMRHLVIEGILIEDVKRSDNIYGSISSVLKANHSKASDLRSGKHSIVLKFPTLEKASKMGKLDESSFPQINKTVQHQSEVDENLASMLFDTLRCLRDQIMDECNEGYNAYHIFKNDTLKEMSTRVPRTKEELLEINGIGKAKVKKYGDRVLATIEDFLSKHPNPKNSSGCNEHSEAVKKRRGFTAVNASSNYDDFEERMVQSKKRAAKTRSTSKKLVSDAESMVHGVPCVDLDMDGFEAVEDELCSVQQPVASGRVLPKWEPAARGKGNAPASNLFEEFRYVK; this comes from the exons ATGCAAGGCAGAAAGAAGCTCAGTGTTGGGCCCAGCTGCGATGAAAAGGCACCAAGGGTCAACTGGCCACACCACGCAAATGCTATTCAAAGCTCCTCTAGCAAAGATGAGTTTCTGAGTTCAAGGTTTTTGTTCTCTTTGCCAACACAAAGGCCTAATACAGAAGCAAATCGTGAGAGCATGCTTTCTTTAAG GTCTTCTGCTTGTAAAATTCAAGGCCCAGAACGCCTTCAAGTTCCATGGATTGAGAAG GCTTGGCGTTCTCTGTGCAACACTCAGCTTGCTTGCAAGAGTTATTTAAGTCCTGGTTTATCTGCAAAAGTGAAAGATTGTGATAGGGATCATGCTCGTACTTATGGAGAAGGTTCATATAACAATAACAAAATGGCCACTGTGCCAGGAAATAGGATTCTCTCCCAGGAAAGTATGCATCAACCCACTGAAAGTGGTTCTCTGGTGAACAACAGTAACCATCAATCTGCTGGCATCAACTCCTGTACACGGACTTACCAGAGCAATCATGTGGTTCAGGCAGATATAATTAGAACAACAAATGGGTGCAGTTTTGCGAGAACTTATGCTGAAATGCACCAGACTGCCCCGGTTGCTGATAACATGTGCACTGATGATAAATTGGATCccatggatgatgatgatattCTGGCG AGTATTGACATGGACCAAATAGTTATGGAACATTACCAAGCAACGAATACACCCAGAGGATCAGCATCCCATAATATGTCAACTCCATCAGGAAACAAGTGTAACTTCAGTGGCTTGGATGAGAATAATTTACCACAAGAACTCTCTGAATTATGTACTCATCATTGCAAG TTAGCCCTTTGCCCACAAGCAATGGTTCATTTGCAGGAGATGAAGGATGAGCTCATTGCAGTATCCAATGAACTTCTTGATGGTGATGGTAAACTCAACCCTCAACATTCCAAAGGGCTTCGTCAAAAGCG AGTGCATctaaacaaacagattcagctGCTCGGGGAGTATATGGCAAGGTCAACCCAAGATGAGGAGAGGCAGAGATCACACTCTATGGCATCCACAACAGCTATATATGGGCATCAACCCCCTATGACCCCACAAAGCACTTTTGTAATGGATACTGATAGATTCCAGTCTCAGGTTTACATCAGGAATGGACCAGGGAACAATGATTTTTGCTATTCTCCAGCCCCATATTCCTATACTGATAATCTAAGCACGCCATTAACTTCTGTATTGAGAGATTATGCCCCGAAGATTATAAATGTTCACTACACTGAAGGTTCTGATGATAAAAGGTGGGGCAGTACAAATTTTACGTGGACTAAGGAACTTGAG GTCAAGAACAAAAGCAAGTTTGGAAACCGTTCTTTCCGTCCAAATCAGCGAGAAATAATCAATGCCACAATGAGTGGGAATGACGTTTTTGTTTTAATGCCAACTGGCGGTGGGAAAAGTTTGACGTATCAG CTTCCAGCTCTTATTAGTGAGGGCATAACATTAGTAGTTTGCCCCCTTGTCTCACTCATCCAAGACCAGATCATGCACTTGTCACAG GCAAATATTCCTGCAACTTATCTGAGTGCCAACATGGAGTGGCCTGAACAGCAAGAGATATTAAGACAATCAATGTCATGTCACTACAAGTTGTTGTATGTCACTCCAGAGAAAATAGCTAA GAGCGATTCTCTGTTGAGACTATTGGAAAATTTATATTCAAGAGGGCATCTTTCTAGGATTGTTATTGATGAAGCTCATTGTGTAAGCCAGTGGGGTCATGATTTCCGACCTGACTACAAG AATTTAGGTGTTTTAAAACAAAACTTCCCAAAGACTCCAGTCCTGGCCTTGACAGCCACAGCAACTGCTAGGGTTAAGGAGGATGTTGTGCAAGCTTTAGGCCTTGAAAACTGCATTGTTTTCCGACAAAGTTTTAATCGCTCAAATCTGAG GTACTTTGTAAGGCCCAAGACAAAGAAGTGCCTCGAGGATATTGATAAGTTTGTTCGAACAAATCATCTGAAAGAATGTGGCATCATATATTGCCTTTCAAGAATGGATTGCGAAAAAGTGGCTGAAAAACTAAGG GAATGTGGACACATAGCAGCACACTACCATGGTAGCATGGATCCCATAGATAGAACACGTGTACAGAAGCAGTGGAGTAAGGATAAGATCAACATAATCTGTGCCACAGTTGCATTTGGGATGG GTATTAATAAACCTGACGTTCGTTTTGTTATCCATCATTCGCTGCCCAAGTCAATTGAAGGATATCATCAG GAGTGTGGACGCGCTGGTAGAGATGGGCAACCTTCATCTTGTGTGTTGTATTACCAGTATTCTGACTAT attcgtGTCAGACACATGCTTACACAAGGAGTCGCAGAGCAACCAGCAACACCACGTGGAGGCTATCCGTCTTCACATGAGCAAGCACTTAAAACACATAAGGAGAATCTCCTGCGCATg GTCAGTTACTGTGAAAACGATGTGGACTGCAGACGTCTACTTCAACTGATCCATTTTGGAGAGATGTTTGACCATTCACTTTGTGCAAAAACCTGTGATAACTGCTTGAAAGAGTTGAGATGGGTTGAGAAAGATGTCACCAACATTGCTAGGCAATTG GTCGAATTGGTCACGATGACAGGGCAGTCATGTTCATCTTGTCACATTCTTGAAGTTTACAGAGGTTCTGTGAGCCAAAAT GTCAAGAAGCAGCATCATGATACTTTGGCTCTTCATGGAGCTGGGAAGCATCTAGCTAAAGGTGAGGCAGCAAGGATAATGCGTCATTTAGTAATCGAGGGAATACTTATTGAGGATGTCAAAAGGAGTGACAACATATACGGATCAATATCATCTGTCCTGAAG GCTAATCATTCAAAAGCTAGTGATCTTCGCTCTGGCAAGCACAGCATTGTCCTAAA GTTCCCTACTCTTGAGAAGGCCTCCAAGATGGGGAAACTCGATGAATCATCATTTCCGCAAATCAATAAGACTGTTCAACATCAAAGCGAAGTGGATGAG AATCTTGCATCGATGCTCTTCGATACTTTACGCTGCCTCAGGGATCAGATAATGGATGAGTGCAATGAAGGATACAATGCATACCACATATTCAA AAATGACACGCTGAAGGAAATGAGCACCCGAGTACcaagaacaaaagaagaactTTTGGAGATAAATGGCATTGGAAA GGCGAAGGTCAAGAAGTATGGGGACCGTGTGCTTGCAACCATAGAGGACTTCCTCAGCAAACACCCAAACCCAAAGAACAGCAGCGGCTGCAACGAGCACTCCGAGGCAGTGAAGAAGCGAAGAGGCTTCACCGCCGTCAATGCGTCAAGCAACTACGACGACTTCGAGGAACGCATGGTTCAGTCCAAGAAGCGCGCGGCGAAGACACGAAGCACCTCCAAGAAGTTGGTATCTGATGCTGAGAGCATGGTGCACGGTGTTCCCTGTGTAGATCTTGATATGGATGGATTTGAGGCAGTGGAAGACGAGCTGTGCAGCGTCCAGCAGCCTGTGGCTTCTGGTAGGGTTCTGCCCAAGTGGGAACCCGCCGCTAGAGGCAAAGGCAACGCTCCCGCTTCTAATTTATTTGAAGAATTCAGGTATGTCAAGTAG